TTAGAGAAATAATCTGTAATTTATATCGATGTAACTTATTGTCACAGAACAAATTAGCCGATGAATCTTTAAATGCATTGCATTAGAAAATATATTCTGTTCTTTTGCTACTAAACATTTGACGTAAACCAATTAACAAAAGAACCATTTTCCTATTGCATTTTCGGGGTTTAATGTACCGCCAAGGAAAGTTGTTGAGGAATTAGGAAATTACAGACAAATATTTGCTATGATTCACCCCAAACCTGATACATACGCGCGGTGTCTGGATAGAGCGAATGAATTAAGGTCTGTTACTGGCTCTCAAATTTATGATCTCTATTTAGCCCAAACAGCTATTGATAACAACATCAACTCTTTACTAACATTTAATTTAAAACATTTCCGAAGATTCAAACTCCCAATTAATATTTTAGATGCAGCAAAATTCTGAAGTGCCCGTTTAGGTAGAAAAGTTATTCGGATCTAAAAACATTTTCTTCCTTTGCGGATGGCGCAATCGGTTCTTTCAAGAATTTGTAAATAACAAATGAGGCGCCGAACAAGATTACGCCAGAAACTATAAATGTTTCCCGCAATCCGAGATGAGCAGCGAAATATCCGCCGGAGAGCGGACCGATTAAGTTAGCAAGAATAAATGCACTGGAGGCAATTCCCATTACACCCGCCTGACGTGATGGTTCAGTATTCTTCGAAACATAAGAATAGAGTGAAGGGATTATTCCACCTAAAAATATTCCAAGCATTGCGCGCAGTATAATTATTTGAATTATCGATGTTGTAAAACTTTGTAATATAAAACTTATTGCCGCGCCTACAGTTGCGATCGCAACGTTCGCTCGATAGCCCTTAGAATCACAAAACTTTCCCCATGTAGGTGCAGAGAATATCATAAATACACCCATTATTGAAAATGTTAGACCGGTGATTGTTGAAAGATAGCTCTTATCAATCGGGAAAGTCTCTACAAATAGTGCAAAGATGGGCTGGACTAAAACGATTGCCATCTGAGTCAATAAAATCAGAAATAGAGCCATTTTAATTCTACTCGAATTGAACACGTATTTATAATTTGTCTTTAATGTAAATTCGTTATTGTCATTTCCCGATTTTGTTTCTTCGACTTTAACATTTTTAATAATCATAAAACCTGCTGCAAGACATAATGCTGC
This genomic stretch from Bacteroidota bacterium harbors:
- a CDS encoding MFS transporter, whose amino-acid sequence is MDTWRKNLFTIWSAQFLAMVGMNLVVPFLPFFIRDLGVNGDEAVAKWSGLVFAAPFMLSFFFTPFWGAMGDRYGRKLMVVRAIFGLGIAQVLIGFSPNVEFLFALRMIQGAISGFIPSALALVSSTAPKDKTGYAIGMLQTATAAGTVIGPLVGGLLADIVSYRSIFFIVAALCLAAGFMIIKNVKVEETKSGNDNNEFTLKTNYKYVFNSSRIKMALFLILLTQMAIVLVQPIFALFVETFPIDKSYLSTITGLTFSIMGVFMIFSAPTWGKFCDSKGYRANVAIATVGAAISFILQSFTTSIIQIIILRAMLGIFLGGIIPSLYSYVSKNTEPSRQAGVMGIASSAFILANLIGPLSGGYFAAHLGLRETFIVSGVILFGASFVIYKFLKEPIAPSAKEENVFRSE